The genomic segment CCAGTCCACCGATCGAATATGGTCTGACGGTCCAAGTAATCGAACAAAGTCAACTCGAACCCAACGACAACCGCAATTCAGCAACTCCGCTGACCCCTGAAGAACCGGTTACCTCGACTCTCGCTCCCGGCACGGACACTGACTGGTACGCGGTCGAAGCGAGTGAGGGAGCCACTATCAACGCGACACTCAATACGTTGTTCAGCAGGGCGGGAACCCCCTATGTCGGAAACCGCATTTCTGTTGATGTATTCGACGCTGATGGTGAGCGAGTCAGCGAAGCGGTTGACCTTTCGGACGTATATGTAGGCGCGACGAACGAGACGGCTCCGGCCGGTGGCACTGACGTACAGAAGATAGCGGTAGTTGCAGAGTCAGTGGGGGAAGGAGTATATTATGTTCGCGTCTCGGGTGGGGAAGATGCATCCTCCATCGGGTTTAGTACGTACTCTCTCTCCATCTCAGGTGACGAGATCGAGGAACAGAGTGGCGACGACGGGAACGGAGCAGGATCACAACTACCGAATACATTCACAGTTCGAAGCACCGGCGAGGGACGGGTGTCGTATACAGCGACAGCGAGCGAGTCTATTACGCCGGGATCCGGTGCGGATCTCACCGGCGCAACCCAACCCGACGAAGTTTCTGGGTCAACAGCGTCAGGTTCGACTGCTCAAGGAGGGATCGATAACTACACGTTCAGCGGCGAACTCACCGACTTGAACCTAGAGGGCGGCCCCGCGGAAGTCTACGTTAACGGTGAACGGATTGATCCAGCAGAGTATCAGGCGACACCGACACTGACAACAACCCCTACGGCCACTCTTACACCCACCTCGACACCAACGGCCACGCCTACCCCGACAGCAACGTCTACGCCAACCCCGACAACAACGAACCCCGCAACATCGACTGTTAGGTCAACCACGATATCAACAGTTAGACCGACTTCGACAGTCAATCAACCAAGTATGCCGGTAACAGACGCGCAGACGCAGACCTTGACCGAAGGCAGTGGACAGATTGTCAATGGCACCGATACAGACACTGGAACATCAGGATCGAGCGGTCCCGGTTTCGGTGTCGTCGTTGCGGTTGTCGCCCTAGTTGTGACTGGAACGCTTGCAGCGCGGCGGTACTGATCCGCCACGCGACTCAAATACCCGGACCAGTAGAAGGTCTGGCTATAGGGATTAGCAGAGAGACTCATAGATTTGCGGCGATTTGAGGGTCGGCAGCGCTGTCGAGAGGTGCTCTACAACAGTCGGTATCGGATGTTCGTCGCGACTCCGGCGAACGAACCGAATTGACGCCATCCAGAGCAAGCTGTACTTGTAGCCATGACTCGAACAGAAAACTCGATCGAAAGAGAACCATGAGCGACATTCAACCACTACGAACGGGACCGTAATGTGCCAGATACCGCATACACCGACTGGATCGAGTACCCTCACGCTCAGCTCCGGTTCGTTCTCGAAACCCAGCGCGGGACACCCACCAGATTCCTCGTCCAACTCGAATACTGCGTCGAAGATGAGTGGCGGCCAGTCGTTCACTTCGAACACAACCCAGACGGCACCTACGGTCACGATCTCACTGTAGAAGGTCTACACATGGACATCTATCGCGATGGAGAACAACATCTCGTTCGACAGGACTTCCCACCCGTAGAGTTATCCAACGCGCCCACCTACTGTGAATCATACATCAAAACCGAAGCGTCCCGACTACTCAGGAGATACGAACAATGGCACAATCTCACGACGGATCGATAATCGACGATCGCGACCTCGACATCTCCTTCGACCGCGACGACCTCCCCGAAGGCGAGGCCCGTCTCGTCATTCACGAGGACGGTGTAACCACCGTCATGCAGGGCGATGCTGAGAAGGTCAAACACCGGTTCAAACAGCAACGTGCTGATGACCTCGATATGACCGTCGAAGAACTCGACGCCGCCATCGAGGAGTACCCGATGCCCGATAGCGACGAGGGGTTAGTACCTGCTGAAGAGTTCTACGACGACGAAAGCGCGTAATCCTATACGCTCCGATTTTGGTGCAACCGCTCAGTTGTAGCCTAACTGCGGTGGACTCGTAAGCGCCCTCATGCTTACCCTGCCAGCGCCGACGGCTCCTTGAGGGGCCTCGCGATACGCTCGACGATCACAGTGGTATTTACTTTGCTGTGCTGATTGAATAGAGACATTCAATGACTAATGAGAAACCGCTCGCACAGAGCGCATACGATGACCTCGCGGAACCATATGCTGACGGGATAGATAAAAACGCGATAAACGCCGACTATGACAGACCAGCAACTCTGTCCCTGATACCTGATGTCAGCGGTCGCGTAGTCTTGGACGCTGGGTGTGGAGCAGGTACGTATACTGAATGGCTCATTGATCACGGGGCTGAAGTCATTGCTGTTGATGCGAACCGGAAAATGACCCAGCAAACAAAACGCCGAGTCGGTACTCAAGCTAATATCATTCAGGGCAATCTCGGTGGGTCCTTGTCGCTATTTGAAGATTCGTCTGTTGACCTCGTGGTTAGCTCGCTGGCGTTGCATTATATTCAGGATTGGAATCAACTATTCAACGGATTCAACAGGATACTGCGCCAACACGGTCAACTTATTTGTTCTGTTCACCATCCTTTCTCTGATTTCCACGAGTACGACGAGGCAAAGAACTACTTTGAGACTGAAGTTGTGAGGCAGGTGTGGAACGACTTTGGTGAACCTGTGCGCGTTCCACACTATCGTCGTCCATTGAGTGAGATGATTGGTCCACTGCTGAACACTGGGTTTAACCTGGATCGTTTGTTAGAACCTACTCCAACAGAGCGATTTGAGGAACGCTCTCCCGAGTTGTATAACGAACTTTCCACTCGCCCGATGTTTCTCTGTCTTCGGGCTGAGAAATGTGAGTGAACTATTTGATTGACATCTGAAATGCTGTAGCCTGTTAGATTGAGAGGGAGGGGAAGTACGCCATTTCGCCAGGCACGGGATTCAGTCAGTCGTAGCTGGTTCCGCTTGCCCTGTCNGCTGTAGCCTGTTAGATTGAGAGGGAGGGGAAGTACGCCATTTCGCCAGGCACGGGATTCAGTCAGTCGTAGCTGGTTCCGCTTGCCCTGTCACCAGCCACTTGCTTACTGACAGGCTGTCAGTAGCCCTGCGGCATTTATTATAGAACACCCCTGTCAGCAAGAGCGGTCGTTTCTCGACCGATTTTCACTCCAAACGAGGGGTGTTGTCGCGCCGATCACGCCGGAGCGTCATCCCGTCAGCAAGCAAGTGACTACAGACAGGGGTTATCCGTTGTAGTTATCTCCTACTTTGGACGAAAGACGTTGTCGCGCAGCCACGCTGAAATGTTCTCTACCGAAGACGGACATTTGTACACCGAGCAACAAAGGTCGAGCCTGTGAGTAAGACTGTTATCATCGCGGGAACTGGACCGTTGCTGGGCGAAGCAATCGCACGAGAGTTCGCGTCACACGGCTGTTCACTGGGATTGTTCGCGCGCTCTACAGAGTATATCAACGACCTCGCTGCTGACCTCCGAGGTGAAGAGATTGATGCCGTCGCCGTTCCAACTGACGTGACTGACGCCGACGAGGTGGCTGCCGGTTTCGAGACTGTCCGTGAGAAGCTCGGCCCCGTTGACGTGCTGATCCACAATACTGCGGTCCGTGGGGGTGGGCCGATAACCCATTGTGACCCTGAACAGTTCGAGAATGTCTGGCGGAGCCGTGCCTATGCCGGATTTCTCTGTGCGAAGGAGGCTGTCGCTGACATGCAGGGTGGGGGTGGCACGATACTGTTTACCGGCACATCGTTCGCGCTTGATGGTGCGGCCCAGATGGTTGCTTGGGGTAGTGCTGGCTTCGCTACGCGGGGACTAGCACGTTCGCTTGCAGATGACCTCTCGGACGATGGTATTCAGGTGACATACGCAGCAATACGCGCTCAGATTGCCACAGAAGACGACGAACTCGGAGCAACGGCGGTTCGGGCGAATGATGTGGCTTCAACGTTCTGGAACCTCGCGGACAACGATACCGCCATCACGACCGAGCTGGACATCCGCCCGCGTGACTCCGGGTAGAATATTTCTGTAAACTACTGTTCGAGGCCTGTATCGTGTGTTCCTCCTCGTGCGATAACCGTCTCGGGTTCGAGTCGGATGATTCGGTAGTTTTCCCCGTCTAAGCCGATGAACCCATCATCCCATTCGCTCTTATCCTCTCCCAAATAGCGGCGTAGTAATCGCTCTGCGCGGTCCTGATCGAACGATTCTAGCGTTGCCTCGCCACGCATACCGACGTGTCGGACCACTCCTCTCTGTGGGTCAAATTCGACGATTGCAACTGCCGACTGAGGGAACTGCTCGACACGTTCGGGGTATGATCGGTCTGGTAATTGGGCAATGATCCAAACAATCTCGTCCACCCAGAGATACCACAACGGCGAGATTCGCGCACCGTCGTCAGAGCATTGGGCTAGGAAACAAAATAGAGGGCGATCAAGAAATTCATCGAGTTCTAGATCTAACCACTCCTCTACAATTTCCATATCGGAATCAGCAGGTCGTGGTAACTAATCACTTGTCCCCGGATTCGCTCCTCCGCCGTGGCCCCTCACAGCCCCCGAAAGGGGCCGTCGGCGCTGGCAGGATAAGGCTGAATCTCGACCGCGAACGCGGCAGGGCGAACCGCACCGCCGGGGAGACTCCACACTGGGGGTTCAGGGTCACGTAGCAGCGTAGCTCGGTGGAAGGACAGCTAGACGTCCATCCCGGCCAGCCGGGGGTTGAATTTGTAGCGCTATGTGGGCCAGCCGGGTCTCGCTGTATCGCCCAGGTCGCCAGCCGGGGGTGGTTAGAGTGGAGTGACGTACTCTAACCCGCGCTGTCGGGACAGAGGGGTAGCCTGTGACCGTCCCTTCACTGGTCACTCCGGGGGAGAGAGGCCGCATAGCTCGCTGGTTCCCCCTTTGCTGTTGTCGGTTGTAGAAGGAGTAGGTATCGTCGGTCGTAGAAGTAGAGTTAGCGGTCACAGTCGCCTCGGGAACCGGCTATTCGTAGCTGCTCGCTCGCTGGCTGACAGTCAGACAGTTGTTCGCAGTCTGCGGGTCCATCTTGGAGCGTCATACCCCTGGTTGACAGTCGGATCTTGCTGTCTCGCCGCCCCTGCTGCTGGCTTTCTGGTGTTACTCGCGGCCTGCTTTCTGCTAGCCGGTAACTGTCGCTGTCCTCGGTGTCCTGGCGTGGTCGCTAGATCCCCGTCGGTCCTGTCACGCTGCTACACTCGGCTGGCTGGCCCAGGTTCGTCGCGTCGGTCTTCCTGGCTCTCAGTAGTGCGTCGGTCTGGGGCACCCTGGCTCGCGCTCTCAGCCGTCGCGTTGGTATCTCGGTGTGATTTCCTGGCCACATTCTGCCGTCGCTCTCTGCGGCTCTGTGCGGCGCTCTCATCGCTGCTGTTCTCGTGGGGGCCATTCCACCGCTGTCCTCGCTAGCTGGCGTCGCCCTGGTGCTGGTTCCTACTGTTCCGCTGGTGTCGTCGTCACCGCTGGATCGTCGCTGCTGGTCGCTGCTTCACGCCCTGGACTGTCCCCGGTGTCGTCGTCGCTGTTGGATCGGTGCTGCTGTTCTCGTCGTCCTCGTCGGTGCTGGATCGTCGCCACTCTGGACTGTCCTACTCATCACAATCTTGGGTGTTTCTTTGCCCCGCTATTTGGACTGTGCTGCTGGTCC from the Halococcus salifodinae DSM 8989 genome contains:
- a CDS encoding PGF-CTERM sorting domain-containing protein — protein: MAALVSVVLLLGAGLTFAPITVAQDGGDASTTGEPNDNRENAVSLNFESRPVEGLTEAYVDGFDNQSSLARFGPGDEEDWYSFEVEAGQAIRAWGYGGVAQDVEGTLVGPDGNVVADLTMGGDNSPNGAVAEESGTYYIRMVNNTITSPPIEYGLTVQVIEQSQLEPNDNRNSATPLTPEEPVTSTLAPGTDTDWYAVEASEGATINATLNTLFSRAGTPYVGNRISVDVFDADGERVSEAVDLSDVYVGATNETAPAGGTDVQKIAVVAESVGEGVYYVRVSGGEDASSIGFSTYSLSISGDEIEEQSGDDGNGAGSQLPNTFTVRSTGEGRVSYTATASESITPGSGADLTGATQPDEVSGSTASGSTAQGGIDNYTFSGELTDLNLEGGPAEVYVNGERIDPAEYQATPTLTTTPTATLTPTSTPTATPTPTATSTPTPTTTNPATSTVRSTTISTVRPTSTVNQPSMPVTDAQTQTLTEGSGQIVNGTDTDTGTSGSSGPGFGVVVAVVALVVTGTLAARRY
- a CDS encoding DUF7718 family protein; the protein is MPDTAYTDWIEYPHAQLRFVLETQRGTPTRFLVQLEYCVEDEWRPVVHFEHNPDGTYGHDLTVEGLHMDIYRDGEQHLVRQDFPPVELSNAPTYCESYIKTEASRLLRRYEQWHNLTTDR
- a CDS encoding class I SAM-dependent methyltransferase: MTNEKPLAQSAYDDLAEPYADGIDKNAINADYDRPATLSLIPDVSGRVVLDAGCGAGTYTEWLIDHGAEVIAVDANRKMTQQTKRRVGTQANIIQGNLGGSLSLFEDSSVDLVVSSLALHYIQDWNQLFNGFNRILRQHGQLICSVHHPFSDFHEYDEAKNYFETEVVRQVWNDFGEPVRVPHYRRPLSEMIGPLLNTGFNLDRLLEPTPTERFEERSPELYNELSTRPMFLCLRAEKCE
- a CDS encoding SDR family NAD(P)-dependent oxidoreductase — its product is MSKTVIIAGTGPLLGEAIAREFASHGCSLGLFARSTEYINDLAADLRGEEIDAVAVPTDVTDADEVAAGFETVREKLGPVDVLIHNTAVRGGGPITHCDPEQFENVWRSRAYAGFLCAKEAVADMQGGGGTILFTGTSFALDGAAQMVAWGSAGFATRGLARSLADDLSDDGIQVTYAAIRAQIATEDDELGATAVRANDVASTFWNLADNDTAITTELDIRPRDSG
- a CDS encoding pyridoxamine 5'-phosphate oxidase family protein, translating into MEIVEEWLDLELDEFLDRPLFCFLAQCSDDGARISPLWYLWVDEIVWIIAQLPDRSYPERVEQFPQSAVAIVEFDPQRGVVRHVGMRGEATLESFDQDRAERLLRRYLGEDKSEWDDGFIGLDGENYRIIRLEPETVIARGGTHDTGLEQ